The genomic window CAGCTCGCGTTGGGGCTCCTTAGGGAGGGTGCGCGAGCCTCCAGCCTGGGACGCATCGTGGGCGGGCTGCGCGAGGCCCTGGCCGCCAGGGCCTGCCAGCTTGCCGAGGAGATACTCGGGCCGCCGCCCTGCGGCTACGCCCTGATGCTGCTTGGGCGGGCGGCCCGTCGCGAAGGCCCGGCCCTGTGCCCCATGTGGCACGCCGTGGTGCACGAATGCTCCATGGACTCGCGCGCGGCGGATCTGTGGTTCGAGCGGCTGGGTGACTTTCTGGGCGAGGCCCTGGAGATCATGCACCTGTCGGGCGCTCCCGGCAGCCCTGCCGCCATGGATCCGGCGTGGCGCGGCACACTGGAAGAGTGGCGCGAACGTCTGGGCGCCTGGGCGGCGGGCAAGTCGGGCGGCGTGGGAGATGTGGGCCATTTCGATTTCCGCCCTGTGCACGGCCAGCTGTGGCTGGCCGAGGCCTTGCGCAGCCATCTGGCCGGGTTGTTCGGGGCGTCGGGCATTTCCGGCGCAGCAGCCTGCGCCATGCCTCCAGAGACCGCCCAGGATTCTGGTGCCGACCTGGCGGCGCGGCTGGTGGACGACGTCCGTACCTGGGCCATGTGCGCCGGGGTCACGCGCATCGCCAGCGTGGAGCGGGCCGTTGCCCTGAAGGAGCTTCGCCCCGTGGGTGCGGAACTGGCCCACGCCCTGGAATATCTGACCGCGTGGCAGTGGGTGGGCGAGCCGCTTCGCAAAAGTCCCATGGGCAAAGCCATGGAGCGAATGTGCCGCAACGCGGCGAGGAGGGCGCACGATGAAATGGTGGCCGTGGTCAAACCCTAAGCAGGACGTATCCATCGGGCAGGCGGATTTCGTGGTCTTCGACCTGGAGACCAGCGGGCTCGATCCGACCCGCGACGACATCCTCTCCTTCGGGGCGGTGCGCATGCACGGCGCGCGCATCGACCTGGGCAGCGCCTACGAGACGCTGGTGCGCCCGGCAGGGCACGCCCCCAGGCCCGAGAACGTGCGCATCCACCAGCTCACCCCGGCCCAGTTGGCCGAGAAGCCGCCCCTGTCCGAGGCGCTGCCCGCGTTCCTGGAATATTGCCGGGACGGGGTGCTCACCGGCTGGCACGTGGAGCTGGACCTGGCCTTTCTTCGCGCCTGGGCCAAACGCCTGGGCCTGCCCCCGCCCAGGAACAGGAGCCTGGACGTCCTGGGGCTGTACCTGTCCATCCGGGGCGGGCGGGCCTCGCAGCTGCTCGAAGAGCTTCCCCTGAAGGACGCCACGCTCTACAGCGTGGCCCGCGCCCTTGGGGTGTCGCCAAAAGGCGCGCACGACGCCCAGGGGGACGCCTTTTTGACCGCCCAGGTGCTCCAGCGGTTTTTGTCCATCCTGCGGGTGTCGCGCCAGGGCGAGGAGCCGAGCCTGGACACCGTGCTGCGTCTGGCCGATCCGTCCTGCCACGCCCGCGCCCGCTCCGCCCCCCAGCCAGCCTTCTGAGAACCGCTCACCGTCAAAGTCTGGCCGCTGGCCTAAAAACACTGGGAATCAAATGGGTTTGTGGGCTAGATATACAACCGAACCAACATCTCCACCAAGGAGCCGTCCATGACCGACAATATCGAATCCCTCTCGCATGAAGATCGCCTCTTCCAGCCGCCCGCCGGGCCGCACCACGCCCGCGCCCATATCAAGAGCATTGAAGAGTACCGCGCCGTCTACAAACGTTCCGTCGAGGACCCCGAAGGCTACTGGGGCGACCGCTCCCGCGAGCTGATCACCTGGATGACCCCCTTCGGCAAGGTCATGGACTGCGACTTCGACAAGGCCTCCTTCAACTGGTTCGCGGGCGGCACCCTGAACGCCGCGCACAACTGCCTGGACCGCCACCTGGACGGCCCGCGCCGCAACAAGGCGGCCATCATCTGGCAGGGCGACCGCGTTGAGGACACGCGCGTGCTCACCTACCAGATGCTCCACGACGAGGTCTGCAAGTTCGCCAACGTCCTCAAAAGCCTGGGCGTGGAAAAGGGCGACCGCGTGGCCCTGTACCTGGGCATGGTGCCGGAGCTGGCGATTGCCATGCTGGCCTGCGCGCGCATCGGCGCGGCGCACTCCATCGTGTTCGCCGGGTTCTCGGCCCACTCGCTGCGCGACCGCATCAACGACTGCCAGTGCAAGGTGGTGGTCTGCGGCGACTCGGTGCGCCGCGCGGGCAAGGCCATCCCCTTGAAGCCTGCCGTGGACGACGCCCTGAAGGAGTGCCCCTGCGTCCAGAAGGTGGTGGTGCACAACACCGCCGGAACCCAGATCAACTTCGTGGAAGGCCGGGACCTCTGGTGGCACGAGGTGATGGCCGATCCCGCCATGAAGGCCCCCTGTCCGCCCCAGCCCATGGACTCCGAGGACGTGCTGTTCATCCTGTACACCTCCGGCTCCACGGGCAAGCCCAAGGGCGTGTACCACACCACCGGCGGCTACCTGACCTACGCGGCCCACACCACGCAGCTGGTGTTCGACCTCTACGACGAGGACATCCACTGGTGCACGGCAGACATCGGCTGGGTCACGGGCCACAGCTACATCGTGTACGGGCCGCTGGCCCTGGGCGCCACCTCGCTGATGTTCGAGGGAGTGCCCACCTGGCCCACGCCCGACCGCTTCTGGTCCACGGTGGAAAAATTCAAGGTGAACACCTTCTACACCGCGCCCACCGCCATCCGCGCGCTTATGCGAGAGGGCGTCAAATGGACCCAGGCGCATGACCTCTCCTCGCTGCGCATTCTCGGCAGCGTGGGTGAGCCCATCAACCCCGAGGCCTGGATGTGGTACCAGGAGAACATCGGCAAGGGGAAACTGCCCATCGTGGACACCTGGTGGCAGACCGAGACAGGCGGCCTCATGATCTCGCCCCTGCCCTACGCCACGCCCCAGAAGCCCGGCTCGGCCACCCTGCCGCTGCCCGGAATCGTGCCCAAGATCGTGGACAAGGACGGCATCGAAGTTCCCAACGGCCAGGGCGGCTTCCTGGTGCTGACCCAGGCCTGGCCCGGCATGCTGCGCGGCGTGTGGGGCGACCCGGCCCGCTACAAGAGCCAGTACTTCTCGGCCTTCCCCGGCGTGTACGAGACCGGCGACGGCGCGCGCATCGACAAGGACGGCTACGTGTGGATCATGGGCCGCGTGGACGACGTGGTGAACGTGTCCGGCCACCGCATGGGCACGGCGGAGATCGAGTCCGCGCTGGTGGCGCACCCGGACGTGGCCGAGGCCGCCGTGGTGGGCATGCCGCATGACATCAAGGGCCAGGCCATCTACGCCTACGTCACCGTGAAGGACGGCGTGGACGCCTCGGACGACCTGCTGGCGGCGCTGAAGAAGCACGTGCGCGCCGAGATCGGCCCCATCGCCACCCCGGACGTGATCCAGTTCGCGCAGGGGCTGCCCAAGACCCGCTCCGGCAAGATCATGCGCCGCATCCTGCGCAAGATCGCCGAGGGCGAGACCTCCACCCTGGGCGACACCTCCACCCTGGCCGATCCGAGCGTGGTGAACGACCTCATCGAGGGCAAGGAGAAGCTGTTCGGGTAGAGACCCGCGCGGCATGAACCGACAGGCAGTATCAGGGCGGCTTTCCGAAAATCGGGGAGCTGCCCTTTACTTTTTCCGTGTCGCGTTTCATTCTGACAACGAGAGTATTCCAAAGTGATTTGTTCGAGCCGGTCCAGATGTTGTCGGCGCGACGTTGTATAGTACCCGCAGGTCCCGTCCGGAACGCGCACTGTCAGGACGCAGGTCATGCAGCCATAACGTCACCGTGAAACAAGACCAAAGGGAATCTTCATGCCCAGCCTGTCCGCCATGCTTTCGCAGCCCAGTCTGACCATCAAGTTTCTGACCATCTCGTTTCTCTCCCTGGCCATCTTCGCCCTTGCCCTGTTCGGCGTCATACTGCCCCGCACCGAGGCGGAGCTGGTCGACGTGCACAAGGACTCCCTGTACGCCGTGGTGGGGACCATCCAGTCGCTGCTCAAGGAGTACGATCTCCAGGTGCAGCGCGGCGAACTGACACTGGAGGAAGCCCAGAAGCGGGCGCTCCGGCGCATCAAGCAGGCGCGCTACGGAAACGGCGACTACTTCTGGATCAACGACCTGACCCTGCCCTATCCGAAGATGATCATGCACCCCACCGTGCCCAGCCTGGACGGCAAGGTGCTCGACGACGCGAAGTTCGCCTGCGCCACTTTCTCCCAGAAGGGGCGCGGCGGCCAACTGGACGCCGTGCCGGGCGGCAAGGGCAACCTGTTCGCCACCCTGCTGGAGGTCAGCCGGGCCTCCGGCGACGGCTACATCATCTACCAGTGGCCCAAACCGCTCTCCGGCGGCGGGGTATCCACGGAGCTCTTTCCCAAACTGTCCTACGGCGTGGTGTTCGCACCCTGGGGCTGGCTGATCGGCAGCGGCATCTACATCGACAGCATCGACGCCAAGATCGCCAATATGCGCCTGTGGGGCGCGGGCGTGCTGGCCGTGGCCTTCATGGTGGGCCTGCTCGTGACCATCTGGCTGACCAGGGCCTTCGTGGGTCGTCAGCTGGACGCCCTGGTGAGCTATTCCGGCAGGATCGCCGAGGGCGATCTGGAGGCGCGTGTGCCTTCGGAGTCCTTCAAGGCGGAATTGGCGGTGCTCAAGCATTCCCTGGAAGTGATGGTGGAGAATCTGCGCCGCTCCATCGCCCTGGCGGACGAGAAATCGCGCGAGGCCAGCCAGCAGGCCCTTGAGGCCCAGGAGCAGGCCAGACGGGCCGAGGAAGCCTGCAGGATGGCCGAGGAGGCCAAACGTGCGGGCGAACTGGCCGCCGTGACCGCCATGGGGGGGGCAGCCGACGGCATCGGGCAGGTGGCCGGGGAACTCTCCGGGCTTCTGGCCTCTGCCGTGGACGGAACCGGCAGGCAACGCAGGCAGGCCGAAGAGACCGCCCGCGAGGTGGAGGACGTGAACCGCACCCTGGCCCACGTGTCCCAGCTGGCCACGGACGTGGCCGGGCTTGCCGGGGAAGCCAGCAAAAAGGCCAGGGCCGGGTCCACCGTGGTGGAGGATTCCGCCCAGGCCATCGCGGCGGTGAACACCCAGGCCCAGGCCCTGTCGGACTCCATGCACGAGCTGGGCGCGCAGAGCCAGGCCATCGGGGCCATCCTGACCACCATCGCCGATATCGCCGACCAGACCAACCTGCTGGCCCTGAACGCGGCAATCGAGGCGGCCCGCGCAGGCGAAGCCGGGCGCGGCTTCGCGGTTGTGGCCGACGAGGTGCGAAAACTCGCAGAAAAGACCATGACCGCCACTCAGGAGGTCTCCCGCTCCGTGGGGGCCATCCAGGACGGCGCGCGCCGGAACGTGGAGCGCATGGACCAGGCCGCGCAGGCCATTGGCCGGGCAACGGACCTGGCGCGCCAGTCCGGCGAGGTGTTCGTGGACATCGTGGACATCGTGGGGCGCTCGGCCGGTCAGACCTCGGCCATCGCAAGCGACGCCCAGGCCCAGTCCGGGGCCATGCGGCAGGTGTCGGCAGCCGTGGAGGACATCGCCCAGGTGGCCGGGGACATCGCCCGGAACGCCGCCGAATCGCAGGACGCGCTGCGCAGGCTGGAGCGCGAGCAGGCCCAGTTGGGAGAGGTCATCCGAAAGTTCGACGCATAGCGCCGGGAGCGCCATATGGTCCGGTCGGCCAGGAAATCCTCGATCTTGACGCTCCTGCTCAATGCCTTCGCATTGTGCATGGCGCCTACCCTTGTGGTGTTCGCGGTCCTGGCGCACAGAGAGTACAGCAGGGACGTCGATTCCGTGGAACAGGACGGGGCGCGCGTCATTTCCTCCCTCATGGCGATTCAAAGCAGGATCGCGCTCAACGCCAACGTCTTGTTGAGGACGCTCTCCAGCACCGACGACTTCAAGCAGCTCAATGCGCAGGAGATGGCAGCCAGCTTCAGGAACATCCTGAAGTTCTACCCCGACTACGCCAACCTCCACGCCGTCTACCCCAATGGCGATGTGTTCGCCTCCGCCGCCCCCATCCCCGAAGGGGGCGTGAACCTCCTGGACCGCAAGCATGTCCTTGATGCGCTCGCGACGATAGATTTCGCCGTGGGCGAATACATCGTGAGCCGCGTGGCGTTCGAGCCCGTCCTCCCGTTCTCGTTTCCCGTCACCAACGACCGTGGCGAGATCCTTGCCGTGCTGGTGGCGGTCCTTCGCCTGTCGTCCTTGTCGGAAGGTTTCGGGGAGTCCATGTCAGTGGACAAATCCAGCGTGATCCTGCTCGATCATTCCTTCAGGGTGCTGTTGCGATATCCGGCCAGAGTGAGCCAGGCCGCTTACGGCGCTGTCGACGATGAACTCCAAAAGGCCTTGAAGAGCGGCTCCGGGCAGGCGCTGCTGACGGATGGAGACGGCATCGAGCGAATGTACGCCATCCGGCCCATCGTGTTGGAGGGACACGGCAAGCCGTACATGTACATCGCGGCGGGCATTCCCATGGCCACGGCCAGGGCCAGGGGCATATCCACGCTGGTGTTCTGGACAGTGCTCACGAGCTGCGTGATGCTCGTGTCCCTGATCGCGTCCTGGTTGCTCATCAGGAAGAAGATCGCCGGGAATTGCCGCGAGATAGTGAAGGCGTCCCAGGGGATAATGTCGGGGCGGCTGGACGCGCGCACCGGCCTGACCGAGTCCGACGGCGAGCTGGGCGTGGTCGGGGTGGCTTTCGACGAAATGGCAGGCAAGCTCCAGGCCGGGATTCTCGACCTGCGCGAAAGCGAGGAGCGGTTCCGCGCCCTGGTGGAGCAGGCGCCCGAGGCAATCGTGGTGATCGACGTCCAGGACGACAGTGTCGTCCTGGTCAATGAAAGGGCGCAGGCTTTGTTCGGCTGCGGTGAGAAGGATCTGCTTTCGGGCGGAATTTTCCGATTCTACCTCGACCCGCAGCCAAACGGCAGGCCGGTAAAGGAACTGATCAAAGACACCATGCGGCGGGCTCTTGCCGGGGAAACCGTGCTCGGCGAGCGTGTGATACGAAACGCGCTTGGAGAATTCCTGACATGCGAGATCAGGGCCGTCAGGTTTCCAGGCAGAGACAAGAGCATGGTGCGTTCCAGTTGGATCGACATAACGCAACGCAAGAAGATCGAAGAGGCCTTGCGGGTGTCCGAGGATCAGTTCAGGAGCGTGGTCGGCACTTTGCCCATCGGCATGCTGTTCTTCGACGTCGCCGCAGACGGGCGGCTGGCGTTTCTTTCGGCGAATCCCGCAGCCATGAGGCAATTCGAGCTGGGGAAGGCAGGGCTTGCGGGAAAACCCGTCGAAGTGGCCTTCCCCTCGCTCGCGGCGCTTGGAATCCACGACGTGGTGCATGCCATCATGTCCGGGGAAACACCCACGTTCACCTCCCGCAGCACTTTGGATGATGAAACGCTGCGCGGGGTCTTCGACATATACATGTTCATGCCAAAGGATAACCGCCTCGCGGTGGCGCTCCTGGATATCACCGAGAAGATGCGCATGCAGGACGTGATGGTCCAGACCGAAAAGATGATGAGCGTGGGCGGGCTGGCTGCCGGCATGGCCCACGAGATCAACAACCCCCTGAGCGCCATACTTCAGTCGGCCCAGGTTCTTCAGAGGCGTCTGCTCCAGGACAACGCCGTCAATCTCGCCAAGGCGCGCGAAGCCGGGTGCGAGTTCGAATCCGTCTTCAGGTATTTGCAGGCCAGGGATGTTCCGTCGATGCTGGCCGGAATACTCGAGTCCGGAGTCCGGGCTGCCAGGGTGGTTTCCGGCATGCTGGAGTTCAGCCGGAAGGTGGAGTCGAACCGCTCCTATGTGCAGCTTGAAACACTTCTGGACAAGGCGGTGGAGCTCAGCTCAAACGACTACGATTTGAAGAAGAAGTACGATTTCCGGCATATCCGCATCATCCGCGAGTACGACGAAGCCATCGGGGCCGTGCAGTGCACCAGCACTCAGATCGAACAGGTGTTCCTCAACCTGCTCAAAAACGCAGCCCATGCCTTGAGTTCCGGCAGGGGCGAGGGGGAGCAGCCCACCATCTGGCTTCGCACCCGCCAGGAGTCCGGCTACGCCGTGATGGAGGTCGAGGACAACGGACCCGGAATGGACGAAGCGGTCAGCAGGCGCATCTTCGACCCCTTCTACACCACCAAGCCGACAGGGGAGGGCACCGGGCTCGGGCTGTCGGTCTCCCGCTTCCTGATCGTCGAGAAGCACAACGGAACCATCGCCGTGGAGTCGAAGCCCAGCGTGGGGACGAGGTTCGTGATCCGGCTTCCTCTTGGGACCGCTTCGTCAAACGCTTCGTGATCTTCACGCCCGCTCGGGCGCAACAAATCCCACATGCAGGCGAGTGCCGAAGGCACAAAAAAAGGGGAGGCGCTTGTCAGCGCCTCCCCGGAACCGGCCTAGGCCGGTATCAACTATTTCTGCTTGGCGTGGTCGCCGGAGGCGGCGCGCTGCATCTTGACCTCGACCTTCTCGGTCAGGCCTTCATAGTACTCGCGCAGAATGGCCAGGCACTCGTCGCGGCCGAAGTGGTCGGGGATGGCGTCGCCTTCGGACAGCATCTTGCGCAGCTTGGTGCCGGACAGGATGACGCGGTCTTCCTTGCCGTGGGGGCAGGTGCGCAGGGAGGCCATGCCGTCGCACTTGAAGCAGTAGAAGGTCCAGTCGATGTTCATGTTCTCGCAGAGCAGGGCCTTGCCGGGCTCGACGGCGCAAGCGGCCTCGGGGGTCGCGTAGGGGATGCGCTTGAAGATCTCCTGGGCCTCGAACATGCCGTAGAAGTCGCCCACGCCGGCGTGGTCACGACCGATGATCATCTGGTTGATGCCGAAGTTCTGGCGGAAGGTGGCGTGCAGCAGGCCTTCGCGGGGACCGGCGTAGCGCATGTCCAGGGGGTAGCCGGCCTGGATCACGTGGTCCTTCACGAAGTAGTGCTCGACCAGGGTGTCGATGGCCTTCACGCGCACTTCAGCCGGGATGTCGCCGGGCTTCAGGTTGCCGATCAGGGAGTGGATGACCACGCCGTCGCAGACTTCCACGGCGATCTTGGCCAGGAACTCGTGCGAGCGGTGCATGGGGTTGCGCAGCTGCAGAGCGGCAACCTTCTGCCAGCCCTTGGCGTCCATTTCGGCGCGCAGCTCGGCGGGACGCTTGTAAACGCCCTTGTACTTGACGGGGTAGTCGCCCTCGGAGAGGACCTTCACGTTACCGGCCAGGGACACGGGCTTCTGGCCCATGACCATCTGCACGCCGGGGTGATCCTTCAGAGCGGTCTCCCAGAACACGTCGTCGGCGGAGTCGGGGCCGGCGCCCTTGAACACCTGGTAGCACTCCCACTTCTTCTCTTCTTCGGTGAGGGTGTACTTCTCGGTGACGGTGATGATGGCCATCATCTCGCCCTTGTGGGACTCCAGCGCAACTTCCTGGCCCACGTTGATGCCGGCGGCATCTTCGGCGGAGACGGAGAGGGTGACGGGGACGGGCCAGAAGGTGCCGTCGGTCAGGGTCATCTTCTCGCACACGGACTTCCAGTCGGCCTTGTTCATGAAGTAGGTGATCGGCGAGAAGCCGCCGATGCCCATCATGATCAGGTCGCCCTTTTCGCGGGGGGAGATGACGACTTTCTTCAGGGTGGCGGCCTTCTTCAGAGCCTCAGCGCGCTCGGCGCCTTCCAGAAGACAAATGGTCAGGCCTTTGCCACCATGCGGGGGAACCAGTCTGGACATGTTCGTTTCCTCTCCTTTACGGATAGTGTGGTTTCTCGTCTTGCCGCCCAGGCCGCTTAGCGGCCATCAATCCGTCCGGGTCCAAGGGAGCCCGGCCGCCCTATGATAAAAAATTCACGTGGAGTGTTATTGTGAAAAAAATGACTTCTTGTCAAGCCATTCCACCCCGGCTTGACGACTTCGTTCCACGCGGGCATCCTCGCCCGTGAAAGCATCAGGAGGACTGTAAACCATGTTGCTCGACGTTCGCAACGAAGACGGTTTGTCCATCGTGCGCATCAACACCCCGCGCATCGAAGCCCGCATCGCCGACGAACTCACCGAGGGCCTCATCGACGTGTTCAGCCCGACCCGGGCCGCCGCCCTGGATTTCTCCCAGGTGGGCTTCATCGACTCCGTAGGCATGAAGTCGCTCATGACCGTTCTGCTGCACTGCCGAAAACATGAGGGCGTGTGCGTCCTGTTCGGCGTGTCCGAGGACATCATGAGCGTATTCGTCATCACGCGCCTCAATAAGCTCCTGCCCATCGCCGAAGACGAGGCGTCCGCCGTGGCCCGCGTGCGCGAACTCGTCCGGGAAAACCGCGAGCGCACCCTCAGGGGTTGATCCCAGGCTACACCAGTATCTCTTCCAGAGACTTGCGCGGCCTCTGGGGCGGGCTCTCCGCCGGATGCCCCACGGCCATCAGGGCCGCCACGCCAAGACCTTCGGGCAGCCCCAGGCGCTCCCGGATGATCCTCTCTTCCAATCTGCCTATCCAGGTGGTTCCAAGCTTAAGCTCCACGGCCCGGAGCATCATGGCGGACATGGCGATGGCCAGGTTCAGCGACGCCGCGCCCCGCAACAGTTCCGGCGGTCCGGACTCGGCGGGCTTCAGGTAGGATTCGTCCACGTCCTGCGCGAACTCCGGGGTCATAAGCCCGGCCTCCCGCAGCGCCCTGATGGTGGCGCGCGAATCGCACAGGTAGGCGGACGTGTCCACGCAGCACACGATCACCGCGCCCGCCTTGCCCACCCAGCGTTGTCCGGCCGTGGCCGGGCCGCCGAGCCACTCGATATCCTCGCGGCGCGTGATGAGCCTGAAGCGCCAGGGCTGCGAGTTACAACCGGACGGCGAGAGCCGGGCGGCCTCGATCAGTTCGAGCAAAAGTTCACGAGTGACGGGCTGGTCCGTGAATTTACGGATGGAGCGGCGGTTGGCGATGGCTTCCTGTACGGTCATGGAAAGGCCTCCAGGCAGGGTGTGCGGCGTCCGTGTCACGTCCGCATCATATTTTGGTGTCGTTTTGCGGTCACGCGATGCTTTTGAAACAGCGCAGGTCGACGGTGATGTCCTCGTCCAGGTCGATGAAGGCCATGCAGGGCCTGTCGCCCGAGAGGCTGCCGGGGTTCACCACCAGGGTGTCGCCGAAGCGGATGTTGGTCTGGCGGTGGGTGTGGCCGAAAAGGATCAGGTCGAAACCCGGCCCGAAGGCCTCGGGCAGGCGGGCGGGCAGGCTCGGCCGGTCGCCCCAGCCGTGGGTGACGCCGATGGTTTTCCCGCCCAGGTTCAGGCGCAGCATGGCCGGGAGTTCCTGCCCCACGCGCCAGTCGCAGCAGTTGCCCGCCACGCCGTGGAAGTTGGGATGGTTGCGGGCCATGTAGTCGTGCATGGCCACGCCGGTGGTGTCGCCGCAGTGGATGAGCGCGTCCGCAGGAAGCAGGTGTTCGTCGAAGAATCGCCTGAACCAGTCCGTGGGCGCGTCCAGGTGGGTGTCGGAGATGACCGCGATGCGCATGAGCCTCAGCCCTTTCCGTTTTTGCGTTCCCACCAGCAGGCCTCGGGGCCGAGAAACCACCAGTCGGTGTGGTCCGTGGTCATGATGGCCTCGGCCAGTTCGCGCCCCTGGGGCGTGCGCAGGCGGCCCACGGCGCAGTCCAGCCACTTCTTGGCGTAGGTGTTGCCGAGGTCCAGCGCCTCCTTCAGGTTGACCATCAGGTCCAGCTGGTCGGCGTCCTGGGCCAGGATGGCCTCCAGGGACTGCGCGTCCTCCAGCTCGTCGTGGAGCGTCAGCACCGGTTCGGACAGGCCTGTGCCCTTGAGGCCGTCGGCCAGGGCGCGGCGCGCGTCGTGGGTGTTGTAGAGCTTGTTGACGTAGTTGAAGTCGCCGGTGCGGGCTTCATGGATGTCGTGGAAGAGGCAGAGCAGGACGGTCTTGGCCGCGTCGGCCCCGGCCATGTGGGCCAGGGCGTAGCCGATCACCGCCGTGCCGAAGCTGTGTTCGGCCACGTTCTCGGAGCCGGTGCCCAAAAACTGGTAGCCGGTGCGGGGGGTGCGGCGCAGCATGCTCACTTCAAAAAGAAAAT from Fundidesulfovibrio putealis DSM 16056 includes these protein-coding regions:
- a CDS encoding HD domain-containing protein, coding for MTDKPASTIDMSGRERLTRMADFLFEVSMLRRTPRTGYQFLGTGSENVAEHSFGTAVIGYALAHMAGADAAKTVLLCLFHDIHEARTGDFNYVNKLYNTHDARRALADGLKGTGLSEPVLTLHDELEDAQSLEAILAQDADQLDLMVNLKEALDLGNTYAKKWLDCAVGRLRTPQGRELAEAIMTTDHTDWWFLGPEACWWERKNGKG